The following are encoded in a window of Sinorhizobium sojae CCBAU 05684 genomic DNA:
- a CDS encoding SH3 domain-containing protein, which produces MFLGTAPMTSVAHAQAAKGPSGLPLPRFVSLKAKSVNLRIGPSLDYAVAFRYLKPGVPVEIIQEYDNWRRVRDADGTEGWVNQALLSGDRTAIAAPWMRGKGEGIFVNLRRDPQGTAPIVARMEPGVQLRIGECNGDWCHAETQGVEGWIAQSEIWGAYPGEAFK; this is translated from the coding sequence ATGTTTCTCGGAACGGCCCCGATGACGTCAGTCGCCCATGCCCAGGCGGCCAAGGGGCCGAGCGGACTGCCGCTCCCCCGCTTCGTCAGCCTGAAGGCGAAAAGCGTCAACCTGCGAATCGGCCCCAGCCTCGATTATGCTGTCGCGTTCCGCTATCTCAAGCCCGGCGTTCCGGTCGAGATCATCCAGGAATACGACAATTGGCGCCGTGTCCGCGATGCCGACGGAACCGAGGGCTGGGTCAACCAGGCGCTGCTTTCCGGCGACCGCACCGCCATCGCCGCTCCATGGATGCGCGGCAAGGGCGAGGGCATCTTCGTCAATCTAAGGCGCGATCCGCAGGGTACGGCGCCGATCGTTGCCCGCATGGAGCCGGGCGTGCAGCTGCGCATCGGCGAATGCAACGGCGACTGGTGCCATGCCGAAACGCAAGGGGTGGAAGGCTGGATCGCCCAGAGCGAGATCTGGGGCGCCTATCCGGGCGAGGCCTTCAAATAG
- a CDS encoding adenosine kinase, protein MTRFDVLTIGNAIVDIIARCNDNFLVENGIIKGAMNLIDAERAELLYSRMGPAVEASGGSAGNTAAGVASLGGRAAYFGKIADDQLGQIFTHDIRAQGVHFQTKPLDSMPPTARSMIFVTEDGERSMNTYLGACVELGPEDVEPEVVAESRLTYFEGYLWDPPRAKDAIREAARIAHAHGRETAMTLSDSFCVHRYRDEFLDLMRSGTVDVVFANRQEALALYETEDFDLALAKLAKDCKLAAVTLSEEGSVVIRGDQCVRVRASAIEHVVDTTGAGDLYAAGFLHGYTSGRSLEDCSRLGNLAAGIVIGQIGPRPMMSLADAARKAALL, encoded by the coding sequence ATGACAAGATTCGATGTCCTGACGATCGGCAATGCGATCGTCGATATCATTGCGCGCTGCAACGACAACTTTCTCGTGGAGAACGGCATCATCAAGGGCGCGATGAACCTCATCGACGCGGAGCGGGCGGAACTGCTCTACTCGCGCATGGGCCCGGCGGTCGAAGCCTCGGGCGGCAGTGCCGGCAATACGGCGGCGGGCGTCGCAAGCCTCGGAGGGCGCGCCGCCTATTTCGGAAAGATCGCCGACGACCAGCTCGGCCAGATCTTCACTCATGATATCCGCGCCCAGGGCGTGCATTTCCAGACGAAGCCGCTCGATAGCATGCCGCCGACTGCGCGTTCGATGATCTTCGTGACCGAGGACGGCGAACGCTCGATGAACACCTATCTCGGCGCCTGCGTCGAGCTCGGTCCGGAGGATGTCGAGCCCGAAGTCGTCGCCGAATCCAGGCTTACCTATTTCGAAGGGTACCTGTGGGATCCGCCGCGCGCCAAGGATGCGATCCGCGAGGCGGCGCGCATTGCCCATGCGCATGGCCGCGAAACGGCGATGACGCTTTCCGACAGTTTCTGCGTGCACCGCTATCGCGACGAGTTCCTCGATCTGATGCGCTCGGGCACCGTCGATGTCGTCTTCGCCAATCGGCAGGAAGCCCTGGCGCTCTATGAGACGGAGGATTTCGACCTGGCGCTGGCGAAGCTCGCCAAGGACTGCAAGCTCGCCGCCGTGACGCTGAGCGAGGAGGGCTCCGTCGTCATCCGCGGGGACCAGTGCGTGCGGGTGCGGGCAAGTGCGATCGAACATGTGGTCGACACCACCGGCGCCGGCGACCTTTATGCAGCCGGCTTCCTCCACGGCTACACAAGCGGCCGCTCGCTCGAAGACTGCAGCCGCCTCGGCAATCTGGCGGCGGGCATCGTCATTGGGCAGATCGGGCCGCGGCCGATGATGTCGCTTGCCGATGCCGCCAGGAAGGCCGCGCTTCTCTGA